A genome region from Bufo gargarizans isolate SCDJY-AF-19 chromosome 2, ASM1485885v1, whole genome shotgun sequence includes the following:
- the LOC122925443 gene encoding olfactory receptor 11L1-like gives MQSNNFSLVTEIFLLGFQNILNFKIFFSLLLLIIFFVTVCGNLLIILAVSYSRSLHSPMYFFLTQLSFSDILLTTIIIPNMLHILLYEGTSVSFIGCLIQFYLFIATEAFECLLLTVMSYDRYQAICNPLHYTTVIDNSFCLKAILVIWLIIFCMILMFSVTMSQYEFCGHNVIDHFFCDLDPVLELSCSDTSLVKIESMILVIPIVLCPFTVIIVSYVYIIFTILKIPSVTGRQKTFSTCSSHLAVVSIYYGTIITMYLLSNTEGVKKILSLFYTVITPILNPVIYSLSNRDIKQAFRKLLSKVSSGLQTSWLRGLPPL, from the coding sequence ATGCAATCTAATAATTTTAGTTTGGTGACAGAAATTTTTCTCTTGGGATTTCAGAATATACTGAATTTTAAGATTTTCTTCTCTCTTCTGCTTCTGATCATCTTCTTTGTGACAGTATGTGGAAACCTCCTCATCATTCTAGCAGTGTCCTACAGCCGATCTCTCCATTCTCCCATGTACTTCTTCCTCACACAGCTATCCTTCTCAGATATCCTCCTTACCACCATCATAATACCTAACATGCTCCACATTTTGCTCTACGAAGGAACGTCTGTGTCTTTTATCGGCTGCTTAATACAATTTTACCTGTTTATAGCCACAGAGGCATTCGAATGCCTTCTCCTGACCGTGATGTCCTATGACCGGTATCAGGCAATCTGCAACCCTCTACATTACACCACAGTAATTGACAATTCATTTTGTCTAAAAGCCATTTTGGTAATCTGGTTGATAATTTTTTGCATGATTTTGATGTTTTCTGTAACAATGAGTCAATATGAGTTCTGTGGACACAATGTCATTgaccatttcttctgtgatttggaTCCCGTACTTGAACTTTCCTGCTCAGATACTTCTTTAGTCAAAATAGAAAGTATGATATTGGTTATACCTATTGTCTTGTGCCCATTTACTGTGATCATTGTTTCATATGTGTACATTATCTTCACTATACTGAAGATTCCGTCTGTGACCGGGAGGCAGAAGACCTTTTCCACCTGCAGCTCTCACCTAGCTGTAGTGTCTATATATTACGGGACAattattactatgtatttatTATCAAATACGGAGGGTGTAAAGAAAATTCTCTCCTTGTTCTACACTGTTATCACTCCAATTCTGAACCCTGTTATATACAGTCTGAGTAACAGAGATATTAAGCAAGCTTTTAGAAAGCTATTGAGCAAAGTGTCTTCAGGCCTTCAAACAAGTTGGCTCAGAGGTTTGCCTCCTTTGTAA